A region from the Drosophila mauritiana strain mau12 chromosome 2L, ASM438214v1, whole genome shotgun sequence genome encodes:
- the LOC117150932 gene encoding uncharacterized protein LOC117150932 isoform X2, whose translation MPVPLKGCMDPMSNSFMSFSTATDEAHSKPTKKHLAVVPRSQQRETGGAAVGAHHGHHSAAGARKPKLRRFNSHDTSSNMFSVADFENARLARRNEIELNQRRARRVRGSANNSTYGLGSGSGLLGGAHSGYCDALNGSGDYSTGDSKASKGSSEGALTAIEFLERNSLPRVVRILHASKSSNETLQSSSSHGSSTAASSSSSTGANPFGSGGSGGGNISSGNIDTGTGTHSSSSGGSATGNGTGSGPGLSSGSGSGSGSGSGHQNNNGRHSSNGGTPPGHDELFLLYRLVRQRNIYHGHNAKTQASQRKKTLLIPQEFPGYFSMLSEKGLPTATQYGSLIQLVRERVYKFVSVDNMPAFTESSPNSTSSPTHEGCLPINKGRPQYVKTTARGGQVFRLLAVFEDGKQDQVNMSQHGNGNATRSHGSGYMGREKEKNRYAQLLNENRQVLYVPLSTKGKFFEIEPGIPQLLQKLGDAQRKLNPECVHRLSALVTAAKQLPLTLRYISGPGGPDIPEQLCISQVSKEDVVVGCSIEDVDTQTPLQLRKFYPSRDIQLVKSYLGFDSEQRMLANTNVQNMLKFCQFNCDPFLKLVEIELIQRSERSGSKNREGLRILKPLHFPKILRREKSSMAAAHEKEDSIIFLSKSDLENLEAKEAAASAAAHSESSLNRISERMRVFQSTKKKWFGKHHPQQQQPQVEKHQSDLDLDEQAKRMSMERYTDMSKLLQERFGANPEQPEQDAISLNSTAASDTETTMLTTMEPRSLDTMMQKSMSLQDIELLNGQCKQRPDLLASHNHNDAISEAGTELEDVENQTPPPQSFITEKLYNEFHVKTRQYSKSSSSLHQLPLFSLPQKLQLHEAEKEKRHLMLLKAQQQALTKEPVTGRRAAGGVSLLGGGLNQLAISPASLVEDDLPYSSVRDSLVISGGDCLRSEAASRPVPAVDYTKENIYAEICPSHTVDTFSGATQFTHVPDDDGDYASLKYSVNGPQSVSRIEVNGATAAVKSSAISYHTVYLGEEPLGERHAAHITTVELAGEDNIYNTLK comes from the exons GTGGAGCAGCCGTTGGCGCCCATCACGGCCACCATTCGGCGGCCGGGGCGCGCAAGCCCAAACTGCGGCGCTTCAACTCCCACGACACCAGCTCGAATATGTTCTCGGTGGCCGATTTCGAGAACGCCCGCCTAGCTCGCCGCAACGAGATCGAGCTGAACCAGCGGAGGGCACGACGCGTGCGCGGCAGTGCCAACAACAGCACCTACGGCTTGGGATCGGGCTCAGGATTGCTGGGCGGTGCCCATTCCGGATACTGTGACGCACTCAATGGCAGCGGCGATTACTCCACCGGGGACAGCAAGGCCTCCAAGGGCAGCAGCGAA GGTGCGCTGACCGCCATTGAGTTCCTTGAGCGGAATTCCCTGCCACGAGTCGTTCGCATCCTGCATGCGAGCAAGAGCTCCAACGAAACGCTGCAGTCCAGCTCATCCCATGGCTCCTCCACGGCGGCATCGAGCAGCTCCTCGACGGGAGCGAATCCGTTTGGTTCTGGTGGCAGTGGTGGTGGAAACATTTCCAGTGGCAACATTGACACCGGCACCGGCACCCATTCATCGTCCAGCGGAGGCAGCGCCACCGGAAACGGAACTGGCTCTGGTCCTGGTCTTAGTTCGGGCTCGGGCTCgggttctggttctggttctggtcACCAAAACAACAACGGTCGCCACAGCAGCAACGGTGGCACCCCACCCGGCCACGATGAGCTTTTTCTGCTCTACAGGCTGGTGCGACAGCGCAACATCTACCACGGACACAACGCCAAGACTCAGGCATCGCAGCGCAAGAAAACGCTGCTCATTCCACAGGAGTTTCCGG GTTACTTTTCGATGCTAAGCGAGAAGGGTCTCCCCACGGCCACACAATACGGATCTCTGATACAGCTGGTTCGGGAACGGGTTTACAAGTTTGTCTCAGTGGACAACATGCCGGCGTTTACGGAATCCTCGCCCAACAGCACGAGCAGTCCAACGCACGAGGGATGCCTGCCCATAAACAAGGGACGACCACAGTACGTGAAAACGACGGCAAGGGGCGGGCAGGTATTCCGTCTGTTGGCGGTCTTCGAGGATGGCAAACAGGATCAGGTCAATATGTCGCAGCATGGCAACGGCAATGCGACCAGGTCCCATGGCAGTGGATACATGGGACGGGAGAAGGAAAAGAACCGGTATGCCCAGCTGCTTAATGAAAACCGGCAGGTGTTGTACGTCCCACTGTCCACCAAGGGCAAGTTCTTTGAGATTGAGCCGGGAATTCCTCAGCTGCTTCAGAAACTGGGCGATGCGCAGCGCAAGCTGAATCCGGAGTGCGTGCATCGTTTGAGTGCTTTGGTGACGGCGGCCAAGCAGTTACCGCTAACACTGCGCTATATCTCCGGTCCAGGCGGACCCGACATTCCCGAGCAGCTATGCATTAGTCAAGTGAGCAAGGAGGACGTGGTCGTTGGCTGTTCCATTGAAGATGTGGATACCCAGACGCCCTTGCAGCTGAGAAAGTTCTATCCCAGTCGGGATATTCAGCTGGTAAAGAGTTATTTAGGCTTTGACTCCGAACAACGGATGCTCGCTAACACGAATGTGCAGAATATGCTCAAGTTTTGTCAATTTAATTGCGATCCATTCCTGAAGCTCGTGGAGATTGAGTTAATTCAGCGCTCGGAACGTTCGGGAAGCAAAAATCGAGAGGGGCTACGAATCCTGAAGCCACTGCATTTTCCAAAGATCCTGAGACGCGAGAAGAGCTCCATGGCAGCAGCGCACGAGAAGGAGGATTCCATTATTTTTCTCAGCAAATCCGATCTGGAGAATCTGGAAGCCAAGGAAGCGGCAGCTTCTGCTGCAGCTCACTCGGAATCCAGTTTGAATCGCATCTCTGAGCGCATGCGTGTATTCCAGTCTACCAAGAAGAAGTGGTTCGGAAAGCATCatccgcagcaacagcaaccacaAGTAGAGAAACATCAATCTGACTTAGATCTCGATGAGCAGGCCAAGCGAATGAGCATGGAGCGCTACACGGATATGTCTAAGCTTCTGCAGGAGCGTTTTGGGGCGAATCCCGAACAGCCAGAGCAGGATGCTATCTCCCTGAACAGCACAGCAGCGTCCGACACCGAGACAACGATGCTGACTACCATGGAGCCGAGGTCTCTGGACACGATGATGCAGAAGTCCATGTCCCTGCAGGATATTGAGCTGCTCAATGGACAGTGCAAGCAACGACCTGATTTGCTGGCCAGCCACAATCACAATGACGCCATCAGCGAGGCAGGTACCGAGCTGGAGGATGTGGAGAATCAGACTCCGCCTCCACAGTCCTTCATCACGGAGAAGCTTTACAACGAGTTCCATGTGAAGACCAGGCAGTACAGCAAGTCATCGTCCAGTTTGCACCAGTTGCCTCTGTTTAGCTTGCCGCAAAAGTTGCAACTCCACGAGGCTGAGAAGGAGAAGCGGCATCTGATGTTGCTAAAGGCGCAGCAACAGGCGCTGACCAAGGAACCGGTCACTGGAAGAAGGGCAGCCGGGGGAGTTTCTCTGTTGGGAGGAGGACTCAACCAACTGGCGATATCCCCCGCATCGCTGGTTGAAGACGACTTGCCCTACTCCAGTGTGCGCGATTCGCTAGTAATTTCCGGCGGGGACTGCCTGCGATCGGAGGCCGCCAGCAGACCAGTGCCCGCTGTGGACTACACCAAGGAGAATATATACGCCGAAATCTGTCCCTCGCACACAGTGGACACCTTTTCGGGCGCCACTCAGTTCACTCATGTGCCCGACGATGATGGAGATTATGCATCGCTCAAGTATTCGGTCAATGGACCACAGTCGGTCAGTCGGATAGAGGTGAATGGAGCTACGGCGGCGGTGAAGAGCAGCGCAATCAGCTACCATACCGTGTACCTGGGCGAGGAACCGCTGGGCGAGAGGCACGCTGCCCACATCACCACCGTGGAGTTGGCCGGAGAGGATAACATTTACAATACGCTCAAATGA